Part of the Anopheles coluzzii chromosome 3, AcolN3, whole genome shotgun sequence genome is shown below.
GCGTCATGTTGAGTGCGGTCGAAACGAGGGCCACTCAAACGTTACGCCTTACACTTGCCCGCCAGCTGGCGGAAGTGCTGTTGCGCGGTGTATCGGGCACCATATACACGCTTCCGACCagcaacacaccaacacgcagTGCGTCCGGCGGTAACAAGCGTCTCTGGGAACCGCGCAAATATTCCGGCCGGCAGCAATTCATCCCGAAGAACCAACACGAGGAAAcgatcctgctgctgctgattgccGAAACGCTCGCCGTACGCGATGCCGTTCTATCGCAGTCGCCCGAGTTTCGTGACGCACGCGTACACTCCCTTGGCAATGCGACGGCCATTTACGATCTGCTAACGTTGGCCACCGTACGATGGAACCAGGTGGCACTGTTGCACGATTCGCTCGAGAAGGCGCTGAAGTTTGCGTTCGGCGAAAGTCACGTGTGGAAACAGTACGCGACCTGTCTGATGGCACTCGGGCGCTTCAAGCACGCGGTCTGCGCTCTGAAGGAACACTCCAACCTCGAACCGGGCGATAGTATGTCCTGCCTAATGGCGGCTCGCATCTGCTACGAACATTTGGATCAGGTAAAGGAAGGTCTTGCTTTTGCCGAGGAAGCCCTGCGGAAGGAGCTCAAAGCCCCGGTGGGACGAAGGTCGCGCGCTCAGCTGTACGTTGGCATTGGGCTACAGCAGATGGCCGTATCGTCGAATTTGGTATCCGAGCGCGACCGGTACAATCGGCTAGCGTTCGAAGCACTCGAGCGTGCCGTCCAGCAGGATCCAAACGATCATCTGGTGGAGTACTATTTGTCCTGCCAGCATGCACACAACTTCAACATTACGGAGGCACTGGTGCACATCACGACGGCACTGTCGCTCCGGGCAGAGCATGCCTCCAGCTTGCTGCTGTTCGCACTGCTACTGACGGCAAACCGACGTCCGAAGGAGGCGCTTGCCGTGGTGCAAGATGCAGTCGAAGAGTTCCCGGACAATTTGAATCTGCTGCACGTGAAGGCACATCTGGAGCTGTATCTGCGCGACGTCGAGACGGCCCTCGAGACGGTGCAGCAGATGTTCTCCATTTGGCGCGAGGTATACGAGGTGCAGCTCGCGAACGCTGCCAACGAGCACGACAATGAGAAGCATTCGGACACGAGGAGCGTCATACAGATGCAATCGTCTCAAATGTCTGACAAAGATTCAAGTAAGATAGAAAGAACCCCATCTTTcacggctgctgttgctgtctaACGGTCCTGAAAATGTTCCCCTTTTACAGATTCAATTCACGCAGCATCGTTGGCGGCATCACGCATTGAGCACGCGCTTAGCGAAGCGGCCAGCTCTCTTAGCTCGTTCAGTCCCCGACCCGGGCCACAGAAGGCTTGGATGATTCAGTTCAAAATTTGGCTTCTGCTAGCGGACGTATATCTAGCGATTGAACAGCCAAACGAAGCGATCAACTGCATCCAGGAGGCAAGCCTCATCAATCCTGTTTCGCATCAGGTTATGTACATGGTAGGGAAGGAAAATATTGTTAGCCATTATGGGTATATTGATTCTAATGATTTTTCTTTACAGCGAGGCCAAATTCACATCTTCCAATCCCAATGGAATGAAGCAAAGCAATGCTTTCTTAACGCCGTCTCAGCGAACCCGTACCATACGGACGCGTTGCGAGCGCTCGGTGAAGCACACCTAACGCTGGGAGAACCCCGGCTGGCCGAAAAGACGCTGAAGGACGCGGCCAAAATTGATCCAAACTGTCCCAAAATATGGTAAGTGTCAGCCACTTTTATTGAACAATGAGCCAGGATTATAATAACCATCCTTGTAGGTTCCTGCTGGGACGTGTGATGGAAAGTCTAGGAGATTACACGGCTTCGGCTGATTGCATGGCAACGGCACTACAGCTCGAACCGTACTGCCCGGTGTTGCCATTTAATGCGATCGGTCTCGTTTTCGACTAAACCTCAGTAAAGTTAATCTGTGTGAAGATTTTACCCTGCTCAAAGCAGCTCACTCAACACCACCAGACCGCGGACACAATTGTTCCGTGGAACGAATGTTCATCACCCGTATCTATTTGACTATTCTTATTGACCGTTGACTAATTTTAGGATCCAGATAATCAAACCAGTGCTATGCTCACGCTCCTCCCCTACCGTTTCCACCCTGGCGTGCGTGCATAATTCATATCAGTTTTAGCAAACCCCTAAAGGTGTCGGTCTATTTTAGAGCAAAAGTATTATGCCACAATGTCTGTGTGTCATTATTGGGTAGCGGGATAGTAGAGGTTCACTCCCTTGGATGCATTTCAACCTTCTAGTTATTAGTGTGATGTTTCGTTACATATGTACGATAATGCACTCAAATCACAATCTCTTCCCACTTCCCCCCagatagttttgttttatcacaCTGTGATTGTATCGTTATTCATaagtttaaatgttttgtttacaacgGACACGTCTTTGAGACGATTTATGTATTGTAGAGACCGTTGGTGGTAGTCAGAATGCAGACATGTATAAACAGAACTGGTGGTATTTTCTCTTCAACAAGCTCgggatcatcatcatgatgtATTATCAATTGCAACGTTTAAGGAAATGGAAACCAAATATATACAATAAAGTTCGGACAATGGTTAAATGAAAGCTGGCCTGATCTTTACAACAAGCCGCCCAAGATCGGATGTCTTTCAGAAAGAAAGCCCAAACAACTAGCATTGA
Proteins encoded:
- the LOC120958118 gene encoding tetratricopeptide repeat protein 7B, with amino-acid sequence MTGRGRNQVTKLESSIEQCRSEGRWKRVIELAEELKTGYPQECLANFLTGEGKLESYLEEHPPIEENYSKAKLGLSEAKRYLNSVTGENGKKAGFALDAHLLLAKLYFACGQYEESLQNFVLAELNTLSEKHLSARSIRILAESYAIKGMCLEKKGSKAPSKFKQAEQEAEMISCFEKAADLGILYLQGQDNTNQGEVRRMGAILETGLQQAPIVLIKAGKLQNAIDRYRVMLSAVETRATQTLRLTLARQLAEVLLRGVSGTIYTLPTSNTPTRSASGGNKRLWEPRKYSGRQQFIPKNQHEETILLLLIAETLAVRDAVLSQSPEFRDARVHSLGNATAIYDLLTLATVRWNQVALLHDSLEKALKFAFGESHVWKQYATCLMALGRFKHAVCALKEHSNLEPGDSMSCLMAARICYEHLDQVKEGLAFAEEALRKELKAPVGRRSRAQLYVGIGLQQMAVSSNLVSERDRYNRLAFEALERAVQQDPNDHLVEYYLSCQHAHNFNITEALVHITTALSLRAEHASSLLLFALLLTANRRPKEALAVVQDAVEEFPDNLNLLHVKAHLELYLRDVETALETVQQMFSIWREVYEVQLANAANEHDNEKHSDTRSVIQMQSSQMSDKDSNSIHAASLAASRIEHALSEAASSLSSFSPRPGPQKAWMIQFKIWLLLADVYLAIEQPNEAINCIQEASLINPVSHQVMYMRGQIHIFQSQWNEAKQCFLNAVSANPYHTDALRALGEAHLTLGEPRLAEKTLKDAAKIDPNCPKIWFLLGRVMESLGDYTASADCMATALQLEPYCPVLPFNAIGLVFD